In the genome of Ctenopharyngodon idella isolate HZGC_01 chromosome 19, HZGC01, whole genome shotgun sequence, one region contains:
- the tac1 gene encoding protachykinin-1, with translation MKFLLPAVVIFLVLCQVFGEELGPKEDLDYWTGNNQIQDEWLQADPFREILRRITRKPRPHQFIGLMGKRSSANAQITRKRHKINSFVGLMGKRSQEEPESYEWGTVQIYDKRR, from the exons ATGAAATTTCTCTTACCGGCTGTagtcatttttcttgttttgtgtcAAGTTTTTGGAGAAGAATTGGGTCCAAAAGAAGACCTTGATTATTGGACAGGCAACAATCAGATACAA GATGAGTGGCTTCAGGCGGATCCCTTCAGAGAGATACTAAGACGTATTACGAGGAAACCCCGACCTCATCAGTTCATTGGTCTGATGGGGAAACGGTCCTCTG CAAATGCACAGATTACACGTAAAA GGCATAAAATCAATTCTTTTGTGGGGCTGATGGGTAAAAGAAGCCAAGAGGAGCCAG AATCGTATGAATGGGGAACAGTACAGATCTACGACAAAAGGCGTTAA